The DNA sequence GACAGCGTCAACACCCGCCTGGGTGTCGAGCGCGTGGTGCGCTACGCCTTCGCCAAGGCCGCTGAGCGTCCGCGCAAGAAGCTCACCCTGGTCCACAAGGACAACGTGCTGACCTTCGCCGGCGAGCTGTGGCAGCGCGTGGTGCGCGAGGTCGGCGCGGAGTTCCCCGACGTCTCCGTCGACTACTCGCACGTCGACGCCGCGGCCATGTTCTTCGTCTCCCAGCCGCAGCGGTTCGACGTCGTGGTCACCGACAACCTTTTCGGCGACATCATCACCGACCTCGGTGCGGCCGTGGCCGGCGGCATCGGCCTGGCCGCCAGCGGCAACATCAACCCGGAGAACGACTTCCCGAGCATGTTCGAGCCCGTGCACGGATCGGCGCCCGACATCGCCGGCCAGGGCAAGGCCGACCCCACTGCCACCGTCCTGTCGACCGTGATCATGCTGAACCACCTGGGCCTGCACGACGCGGCGCGCAGGGTCGAGCGCGCGGTCGCCGAGGACCTCCAGGCCCGCGCCAAGAACGGCGTCGACGAGCGCTCCACGTCGGCCATCGGCGACGGCATCGCCGAGCGAGTAGCCGGGCAGGGCTGAGCGCGCTTCGCCTCGGCCCTGCTGGTTTCGGATCGGCGCGGCCGGGGCGCGAGGCACTGCTGGACATCCACCCCGCAGCGGGCGTGCCGATCCACGGCGCGCCCGCTGCGCTCGCGCGGCCGGGGCCCGCCCGCGGCCGCCTCTTCGCGCCTTGGCGTGCGAATCCGGCCGGGTCCGCGGCCTGTGGAGCCCTATGGCAGGGGGTGCGTCGTTTCCGTCACACTGGAATCCGGGGCGGCAGTGCTGCCGCCTCGCTGTACGGAGAGGACCTGACCACCCATGAACAGCAGCACCACCACAAGCGGGTTGACGTTCGACGTCCGGCTGTCGGCCCAGCGGAAGACCCCGCAGGAGCGCGCACAACTGCTGGACAATCCCGGGTTCGGAACCGTGTTCACCGATCACATGGTCGCCATCGACTACACCGAGGGCGAAGGCTGGTACGACGCCAGGCTGGAGCCCTACGGGCCGCTGACCCTGGACCCGGCCACAGCGGCCCTGCACTACGCCCAGGAGATCTTCGAAGGGCTCAAGGCGTACCGGCATCCCACCGGCGAGGCCGCCTGCTTCCGGCCCGACGCCAACGCGGCGCGGCTCAACCGCAGCGCACGCCGCATGGCCATGCCGGAGCTGCCCGAGGAGCTGTTCCTCGGTGCCATCGAGACCCTGCTCCAGCACGACTCCGAGTGGATCCCCACGCAGCCCAACAGCAGCCTGTACCTGCGGCCCTTCATGTTCGCCACCGATGTCGGGCTGGGGGTGAACCACCCCTCGCGCAGCTACCGGTTCGTGCTCATCGCCTCGCCGTCGGGCCCGTACTTCTCCGGCGGGATCAAGCCGGTCACCGTGTGGCTGAGCGAGGACTACACGCGCGCGGCGCCGGGCGGCACCGGTCAGGCCAAATTCGCCGGAAACTACGCCGCCAGCTTCGTCGCCCAGTCCCAGGCGGTGGAACAGGGCTGCGACCAGGTGGTCTGGCTGGACGCGAAGGAGCACCGCTGGGTCGAGGAGATGGGCGGGATGAACCTGTTCTTCGTCTTCGGCTCCGGCGACGACGCGCGGCTGCTCACGCCTCCGCTGACCGGAACCCTCCTTCCGGGCATCACCCGCGATTCGCTGCTGAGTCTCGGCCCCGAGCTCGGCTTCCCGACCGAGGAGTCCCCGATCTCCACCGAGGAGTGGCGCCGCGCCGCGCGCAGCGGCGAGCTGACCGAGGTTTTCGCGTGCGGCACCGCCGCGGTGATCACCCCCGTCGGCCACGTCAAGAGCAAGGACGGGGAGTTCACCATCGGCGACGGCGGAGCCGGCCCGGTCACGATGGGACTGCGCGAGGAGCTCGTCGCCCTGCAGTACGGCACCCGCCCCGACACCCACGGCTGGGTGCGCATCTTCGACTGAGGCGTTCCGGACGGCACCGGTCCGCCCGCCTTCTCCGGCGCCGCCGCGGGGTGCGGTCGGCGGCCGAGCGGGCGGGCGGCCGGGCCGGTCCACCCCGGTTTCCCCGGTGCCAATCGAGTCCGAGACCAGGAAGAACACCGAAATCGTCTCGCTATGTGAGATGAGTGTGTCGACTATGCGAACTCCGGCACGCACGTGTGGCACACTGATGAACGTGCCGTCTCAGGTGATCATTATCGTGAGGCGCGCTGGCTGAAAACGGACCTCGCCAGCGCGCAGACCTCTCGTGTCCACGAGGGGTCTTTTTTATTTGCCGGCGGGGCCGCGACCACGACAGCACACCACATCCGGGAGCTCGCACCCATGCCTGACGACCGTTTCCACGTCTTCGACACGACGCTGCGCGACGGCGCCCAGCGCGAAGGCATCAACCTCACCGTCGCCGACAAGCTCGCCATCGCCAAGCTCCTCGACGAGTTCGGCGTGCGCTTCATCGAGGGCGGCTGGCCGGGAGCGAACCCGCGCGACACCGAGTTCTTCGAGCGCGCTTCGAACGAGCTGACGCTGCAGCACGCGCAACTCTGCGCGTTCGGCGCGACCCGCCGGTCCGGGGTGCGGGCGGCCGACGACCCCCAGGTCGCCGCATTGCGCGAATCCGGTGCGCCGGTGGTCACCCTGGTCGCCAAGAGCGACACCCGCCACGTCGAGCGCGCCCTGCGCACCAGCGGCGAGGAGAACCTGGCGATGATCGCCGACACGGTCTCCCACCTGCGCGAGCACGGTCGGCGCGTCTTCCTCGACTGCGAGCACTTCTTCGACGGCTACGTCCACGACTCCGCCTACGCCACCAACGTCGTGCGCACCGCCGCCGAAGCCGGCGCCGACGTCGTCGTGCTCTGCGACACCAACGGCGGGATGCTGCCGGCCGACATCACCCGCATCGTCGGCGAGGTCGCCGAGGCCACCGGCGTGCGGCTGGGCATCCACGCCCAGGACGACAGCGGGTGCGCCGTCGCCAACACGCTCGCCGCGGTCGACGCCGGTGCCACCCACGTGCAGTGCACCGCCAACGGCTACGGGGAACGGGTGGGCAACGCCAACCTCTTCTCGGTGGCGGGCGCGCTCGCGCTCAAGCAGGGGCGCGACGTGCTGCCGGAGGGCT is a window from the Streptomonospora litoralis genome containing:
- a CDS encoding 3-isopropylmalate dehydrogenase yields the protein MAARTVKLAVIPGDGIGPEVVAEGLKVLTAAASEHGVAFDTTEYELGARRWHATGETLPDSVEAELRGHDAILLGAVGDPGVPSGVLERGLLLRLRFAFSHYVNLRPVRLYPGVGTPLAGVQPEDMDILVVREGTEGPYAGMGGVLRKGTPGEIATQDSVNTRLGVERVVRYAFAKAAERPRKKLTLVHKDNVLTFAGELWQRVVREVGAEFPDVSVDYSHVDAAAMFFVSQPQRFDVVVTDNLFGDIITDLGAAVAGGIGLAASGNINPENDFPSMFEPVHGSAPDIAGQGKADPTATVLSTVIMLNHLGLHDAARRVERAVAEDLQARAKNGVDERSTSAIGDGIAERVAGQG
- a CDS encoding branched-chain amino acid aminotransferase — translated: MNSSTTTSGLTFDVRLSAQRKTPQERAQLLDNPGFGTVFTDHMVAIDYTEGEGWYDARLEPYGPLTLDPATAALHYAQEIFEGLKAYRHPTGEAACFRPDANAARLNRSARRMAMPELPEELFLGAIETLLQHDSEWIPTQPNSSLYLRPFMFATDVGLGVNHPSRSYRFVLIASPSGPYFSGGIKPVTVWLSEDYTRAAPGGTGQAKFAGNYAASFVAQSQAVEQGCDQVVWLDAKEHRWVEEMGGMNLFFVFGSGDDARLLTPPLTGTLLPGITRDSLLSLGPELGFPTEESPISTEEWRRAARSGELTEVFACGTAAVITPVGHVKSKDGEFTIGDGGAGPVTMGLREELVALQYGTRPDTHGWVRIFD
- the cimA gene encoding citramalate synthase, which produces MPDDRFHVFDTTLRDGAQREGINLTVADKLAIAKLLDEFGVRFIEGGWPGANPRDTEFFERASNELTLQHAQLCAFGATRRSGVRAADDPQVAALRESGAPVVTLVAKSDTRHVERALRTSGEENLAMIADTVSHLREHGRRVFLDCEHFFDGYVHDSAYATNVVRTAAEAGADVVVLCDTNGGMLPADITRIVGEVAEATGVRLGIHAQDDSGCAVANTLAAVDAGATHVQCTANGYGERVGNANLFSVAGALALKQGRDVLPEGCLEQMTRVSQAIAEIVNISPATHQPYVGVSAFAHKAGLHASAIKVDPDLYQHIDPALVGNDMRMLVSDMAGRASIELKAKELGFDLSGDRELLGRVVDRVKELELSGYSFEAADASLELLLREELGRAVRYFDTESWRVIAERRGKGETPQDAAASEATVKLHVKGERVIATAEGNGPVNALDRALRSAMEGVYTALAGLELTDYKVRILEGNSGTGAVTRILVTFGDGRGEWTTVGVGENVIDASWIALEDALTYGLLRQGYPQD